The Streptomyces sp. DH-12 genome has a window encoding:
- a CDS encoding AfsR/SARP family transcriptional regulator: protein MDISVLGGLCVRENGVSITPTAPKPRQVLAMLAFRADQVVSVATLTEELWGAQPPRSARATLQTYVLQLRELIGAALQRDPADAPPRSAKDVLVTMPGGYLLNTSGGQCDVREFELLAGTGYRAMDAGDFPAAARHLRGALSLWSGAALADVQTGALLSMEVRRLEETRLCALDQRIDADLRLGRHRELLGELSVLVSRYPTHETLHGQFMLALHRSGRRTEALETYQRLRRALVRELGLEPSAALRRLQRSVLMAGPETAAAQDAAAAAHGADRAVRVG from the coding sequence ATGGACATCTCTGTACTGGGCGGACTGTGCGTCCGCGAGAACGGGGTCTCGATCACGCCGACGGCGCCGAAGCCGCGTCAGGTCCTGGCCATGCTGGCGTTCCGCGCCGACCAGGTCGTCTCCGTGGCGACCCTCACCGAGGAGCTCTGGGGCGCCCAGCCGCCGCGCAGCGCCCGCGCCACCCTCCAGACCTACGTGCTGCAACTGCGCGAGCTGATCGGCGCGGCCCTGCAACGGGACCCGGCGGACGCACCTCCCCGCTCGGCCAAGGACGTCCTCGTCACCATGCCGGGCGGCTACCTGCTCAACACCTCCGGCGGCCAGTGCGACGTCCGCGAGTTCGAGCTGCTGGCCGGCACCGGATACCGCGCCATGGACGCCGGTGACTTCCCCGCCGCCGCTCGCCACCTGCGCGGCGCCCTCTCCCTGTGGAGCGGCGCCGCCCTCGCCGACGTGCAGACCGGCGCCCTGCTCTCGATGGAGGTGCGGCGACTGGAGGAGACCCGGCTCTGCGCCCTCGATCAGCGCATCGACGCCGACCTCCGGCTGGGGCGCCACCGTGAACTCCTGGGAGAGCTGTCCGTCCTGGTCAGCCGGTACCCCACGCACGAGACCCTGCACGGCCAGTTCATGCTGGCGCTGCACCGCTCCGGCCGGCGCACCGAGGCTTTGGAGACCTACCAGCGCCTGCGCCGGGCCCTCGTCCGCGAGCTGGGACTGGAGCCCTCGGCAGCGCTGCGGCGGCTGCAGCGGTCCGTCCTGATGGCCGGACCCGAGACGGCCGCCGCCCAGGACGCCGCGGCCGCCGCCCACGGCGCGGACCGAGCGGTCCGGGTGGGCTGA
- a CDS encoding phosphopantetheine-binding protein encodes MSSDLQPFAPAAPSAPQADPLTDVVDVLAGILMLEPEQIDARQSFRFLGLGSLQAVEFVASVNARCGTDVKAPALFDHATPAAFARHIARELHPERAAPLPGPTGGAPARGRTVSVPPPAGRRAGSEVLGVLREELARLVRCDPWEVDPNASFAAMGLDSVLASEFVATVNRIYGTGEHASVLGTHPTLAALAAHVAALTAEPEPMDAGVLLDAVRDNLLTIDQALALLPRRG; translated from the coding sequence ATGTCCAGTGACCTCCAGCCCTTCGCCCCGGCGGCGCCCTCCGCGCCCCAGGCCGACCCCCTGACCGACGTCGTCGACGTGCTCGCCGGCATCCTCATGCTCGAACCGGAGCAGATCGACGCCCGGCAGTCGTTCCGCTTTCTGGGGCTCGGCTCGCTGCAGGCCGTGGAGTTCGTGGCGAGCGTCAACGCCCGCTGCGGCACCGACGTCAAGGCGCCCGCTCTCTTCGACCACGCGACCCCCGCCGCCTTCGCCCGGCACATCGCCCGCGAACTGCACCCCGAGCGGGCCGCCCCGCTGCCCGGGCCGACCGGGGGCGCCCCCGCCCGGGGCCGCACCGTGTCCGTGCCGCCTCCGGCCGGACGGCGGGCCGGGAGCGAGGTGCTGGGCGTCCTGCGGGAAGAGCTCGCGCGGCTGGTGCGCTGCGACCCCTGGGAGGTCGACCCCAACGCCTCGTTCGCCGCGATGGGCCTCGACTCCGTCCTCGCCTCGGAGTTCGTGGCGACCGTCAACCGAATCTACGGGACCGGCGAGCACGCCTCCGTCCTCGGCACCCATCCGACCCTCGCCGCCCTGGCCGCGCACGTCGCCGCGCTCACGGCCGAGCCCGAGCCGATGGACGCCGGGGTGCTGCTGGACGCGGTCCGCGACAACCTGCTCACCATCGACCAGGCCCTCGCCCTGCTGCCGCGACGAGGCTGA
- a CDS encoding 4'-phosphopantetheinyl transferase superfamily protein, with translation MGDATRTSPPVHVRGPEGPWQPVRTALAVWGSAVVHTTWGEWFPTSLTDPALRPLLGHDWQRYRHTADPATRHRFAASRLVTKYAAAAALDRLPAELDLAYQLSGRPYLRGLDLDVSLSHSDELIAVGVSRVGRIGVDTEPADRRLDFDLLSGHICAPGELRSLLPLPPRARERELLRLWTLKEAYSKALGQGLRLGFSEFSLNDGGTGLLAPDDTAARPGAWAFSTHRVLGSHLLSVARHDALPQPPARPAPPGRTLAPACAPG, from the coding sequence ATGGGCGACGCCACGCGCACCTCGCCCCCCGTCCACGTACGCGGGCCGGAGGGTCCCTGGCAGCCGGTGCGGACCGCACTGGCGGTGTGGGGGAGCGCCGTGGTGCACACCACCTGGGGCGAATGGTTCCCGACCTCCCTCACCGACCCCGCGCTGCGCCCCCTGCTGGGCCACGACTGGCAGCGCTACCGGCACACGGCCGACCCTGCCACCCGCCACCGCTTCGCCGCCTCCCGGCTCGTCACCAAGTACGCCGCGGCCGCTGCGCTGGACCGCCTCCCGGCGGAGCTGGACCTCGCGTACCAGCTCAGCGGGCGGCCCTACCTGCGCGGACTCGACCTCGACGTCAGCCTCAGCCACAGCGACGAGCTGATCGCGGTCGGCGTCAGCCGGGTCGGCAGGATCGGGGTCGACACCGAACCGGCTGATCGCAGGCTCGACTTCGACCTGCTGAGCGGGCACATCTGCGCCCCCGGCGAACTGCGCTCCCTGCTGCCGCTGCCCCCCAGAGCCCGCGAACGTGAGCTGCTGAGGCTCTGGACGCTCAAGGAGGCGTACAGCAAGGCGCTCGGCCAGGGGCTGCGGCTCGGCTTCAGTGAGTTCTCCCTGAACGACGGCGGTACCGGCCTGCTCGCCCCCGACGACACGGCGGCCCGGCCCGGCGCCTGGGCCTTCTCCACCCACCGGGTCCTCGGCAGCCACCTGCTGAGCGTCGCCCGCCACGACGCCCTTCCGCAGCCGCCCGCGCGCCCGGCGCCGCCCGGCCGCACTCTCGCCCCCGCCTGCGCGCCCGGCTGA
- a CDS encoding condensation domain-containing protein, whose translation MTADRATSDRATSERSTAATTVVVDPGEPPFRVPPVLDVRGPLTEGRVAAALDHAGARAPGVRPWRHRLQRVGPDHHLLHVEPRPARAGSGDPGQTPDAFPAGLVADLLTARDRPPVPLGPAQLDLARRRGTATAPHPSRTLDATEPFDPAAVEAALRALARAHPLLAARVDTEADSGIHAAPLAADTVCTVADGVPRSREREAVAEAGRGLRPSARRSLHAVLLRGRRRLVLLAHELVADQTSLDILLADLRAALARPEQELGPEAVRYPEWVATLPAIATDPRECDHWREVAEGRAAAAPFRSRSPLPDTAPERHPGFALGRAATARLTGPVARRFGLRPAQLLTGALGLALIRWRGARLASFDVCTDGRQGAPALARTVGPLAETEPVLLEGAPEQHAHEFTERAVRSLGAVGRAAFGACREHAADPALRLVLRELVPVLVRFTPEADVRPAPRPARTAGPYAIEAGARVRGGRLHVGLDWLPSVHDGITGESVDALLTAVRAVLEELADVPGERPGQPSVAASPLQRELLADADAHPGTGRQIEQLTWVWHGPLDAGRFTAAWQSVFDREAVLRASFDHGRDPAITVHDRVVPEVVRMAHPGASWPEALAADQRRGLDPRSPGPLRLTLLDGPPGDGSGTPATRVLLTYHQALLDTWSVRLLIAEFYRAYLADGALPGGDRRPDVRDHARWLAEQDLTPAREFWLRAAPVPEAAGSMAAYATAPLLAEGAGTGRARVRLASSEAARLAAWAGRWGATESGALQAAWALMLYRAAGADGPLPVRFSVAASGRGIPLEGVERLPGALRNPLPVSVDVDPDTTVPNLLAALRDQAIDLASYEWVSAGQIHGWTGGPASSGGNGGDGPGGDSLLVFESSLDPLERLEPAFAAHGIRMEFAEPVGAATAFPVTLASHHDEAGGLVLSVSHDRSRLADASGLLAHCAGLLRELPYEADDSTTVAEFLDALPPTPSSWPAFVTLRPGTGGAVCLVPSPGVPRTWYTRLSRLYPGPESVVLLRLTLEGPAGWHAVLRRLAEKGEPLVLGAFSGGGADAYETARLLAADGVRPPLVVLAADTGTDEAASDLARLLDEVVRR comes from the coding sequence ATGACCGCTGACCGCGCCACCTCCGACCGCGCCACCTCCGAACGGTCCACCGCCGCCACGACGGTCGTCGTCGACCCCGGCGAGCCGCCTTTCCGCGTCCCGCCCGTCCTGGACGTGCGCGGCCCCCTGACCGAGGGCCGGGTCGCCGCAGCGCTCGACCACGCCGGCGCCCGCGCCCCGGGGGTCCGGCCCTGGCGCCACCGCCTCCAGCGGGTCGGCCCCGACCACCACCTCCTGCACGTGGAGCCACGCCCCGCCCGTGCCGGCTCCGGCGACCCGGGGCAGACGCCGGACGCCTTCCCCGCAGGGCTCGTCGCCGACCTGCTCACCGCCCGCGACCGGCCGCCCGTCCCGCTCGGCCCTGCCCAGCTCGACCTGGCCCGGCGGCGCGGAACGGCCACCGCCCCCCACCCGTCCAGGACCCTCGACGCCACCGAGCCCTTCGACCCCGCCGCCGTGGAAGCGGCCCTGCGCGCCCTCGCGCGGGCCCATCCGCTCCTCGCCGCCCGCGTCGACACCGAGGCCGACAGCGGCATCCACGCCGCGCCGCTGGCCGCCGACACCGTCTGCACGGTGGCCGACGGCGTGCCGCGCAGCCGCGAGCGCGAGGCCGTCGCCGAGGCGGGCCGGGGCCTGCGCCCCTCCGCCCGGCGGTCTCTCCACGCCGTCCTGCTGCGCGGACGCCGCAGGCTCGTACTGCTCGCCCACGAACTCGTCGCCGACCAGACCTCGCTCGACATCCTCCTCGCCGACCTCCGGGCTGCCCTCGCGCGACCGGAGCAGGAACTCGGCCCCGAGGCCGTGCGCTACCCGGAGTGGGTCGCCACGCTGCCCGCGATCGCCACCGACCCCCGCGAGTGCGACCACTGGCGTGAGGTCGCCGAAGGACGCGCCGCCGCCGCCCCCTTCCGCTCCCGCAGCCCGCTGCCGGACACCGCGCCCGAACGCCATCCCGGCTTCGCCCTGGGACGCGCGGCCACCGCACGGCTGACCGGCCCGGTGGCCCGGCGCTTCGGGCTCCGCCCGGCCCAGCTCCTCACCGGCGCCCTGGGCCTCGCCCTCATCCGCTGGCGCGGCGCCCGCCTCGCCTCCTTCGACGTGTGCACCGACGGGCGTCAGGGCGCCCCGGCCCTGGCCCGCACCGTCGGGCCGCTGGCCGAGACCGAGCCCGTCCTCCTCGAGGGCGCCCCCGAGCAGCACGCCCACGAGTTCACCGAGCGGGCCGTGCGGAGCCTGGGCGCCGTCGGCCGGGCCGCCTTCGGCGCCTGCCGCGAACACGCCGCCGATCCCGCGCTGCGCCTCGTGCTGCGCGAACTCGTCCCCGTCCTGGTGCGCTTCACCCCGGAGGCCGACGTCCGCCCCGCCCCCCGGCCGGCCCGTACCGCGGGGCCGTACGCGATCGAGGCCGGTGCGCGGGTGCGCGGGGGGCGCCTCCACGTCGGGCTCGACTGGCTGCCCTCCGTCCACGACGGGATCACCGGCGAATCCGTCGACGCCCTCCTCACCGCGGTACGGGCGGTCCTGGAGGAACTGGCGGACGTCCCGGGCGAGCGGCCCGGGCAGCCCTCCGTCGCCGCCAGCCCCCTCCAGCGCGAACTGCTCGCCGACGCCGACGCGCACCCCGGCACCGGCCGTCAGATCGAACAGCTCACCTGGGTCTGGCACGGGCCGCTGGACGCCGGCCGCTTCACCGCCGCCTGGCAGTCCGTCTTCGACCGGGAGGCCGTGCTCCGCGCCTCCTTCGACCACGGCCGTGATCCGGCCATCACCGTCCACGACCGGGTCGTGCCCGAGGTGGTGCGCATGGCCCACCCCGGGGCCTCCTGGCCCGAGGCGCTCGCCGCCGACCAGCGGCGGGGGCTCGACCCGCGCTCCCCGGGGCCGCTGCGCCTGACCCTGCTCGACGGTCCGCCCGGCGACGGCTCCGGCACCCCCGCCACCCGGGTCCTGCTCACCTACCACCAGGCGCTGCTGGACACCTGGAGCGTGCGCCTGCTGATCGCCGAGTTCTACCGCGCCTACCTGGCAGACGGCGCCCTTCCCGGCGGCGACCGCCGCCCCGACGTACGCGACCACGCCCGCTGGCTCGCCGAGCAGGACCTCACCCCCGCGCGGGAGTTCTGGCTGCGTGCCGCGCCGGTGCCGGAGGCCGCCGGCTCGATGGCGGCCTATGCCACGGCACCGCTCCTCGCCGAGGGCGCCGGCACCGGACGGGCCCGGGTGCGGCTGGCCTCCTCCGAGGCGGCCCGGCTCGCCGCCTGGGCCGGGCGGTGGGGAGCCACCGAGAGCGGCGCCCTCCAGGCCGCCTGGGCGCTGATGCTCTACCGGGCCGCCGGGGCGGACGGACCGCTGCCGGTCCGGTTCAGCGTCGCCGCTTCCGGGCGGGGCATCCCCCTGGAAGGGGTGGAGCGCCTGCCGGGCGCGCTGCGCAATCCGCTGCCCGTCTCGGTCGACGTCGACCCGGACACCACCGTCCCCAACCTGTTGGCCGCCCTGCGCGACCAGGCCATCGACCTCGCCTCGTACGAGTGGGTCTCGGCCGGCCAGATCCACGGCTGGACGGGCGGCCCGGCTTCGTCCGGGGGCAACGGCGGGGACGGTCCCGGCGGCGACAGCCTGCTCGTCTTCGAGAGCAGCCTCGACCCCCTGGAGCGGCTGGAACCCGCCTTCGCCGCCCACGGCATCCGCATGGAGTTCGCCGAGCCCGTGGGCGCCGCGACCGCCTTCCCGGTCACCCTCGCCTCGCACCACGACGAGGCGGGCGGCCTGGTCCTCTCGGTCAGCCACGACCGCTCCCGGCTGGCGGACGCCTCCGGACTCCTCGCCCACTGCGCCGGCCTGCTGCGGGAACTGCCCTACGAGGCGGACGACTCGACCACCGTCGCCGAGTTCCTCGACGCGCTGCCGCCCACGCCGTCCTCCTGGCCGGCCTTCGTCACCCTGCGCCCCGGCACGGGCGGCGCCGTCTGCCTGGTGCCGTCACCAGGGGTCCCCCGCACCTGGTACACCCGTCTCTCCCGCCTCTACCCGGGCCCGGAGTCGGTGGTCCTGCTGCGGCTCACACTCGAGGGCCCCGCGGGCTGGCACGCCGTCCTGCGCCGGCTCGCCGAGAAGGGGGAGCCGCTGGTCCTCGGCGCGTTCTCCGGCGGAGGCGCCGACGCCTACGAGACGGCCCGTCTGCTCGCGGCGGACGGCGTGCGCCCGCCGCTGGTCGTCCTGGCGGCCGACACCGGCACCGACGAAGCCGCGTCGGACCTGGCCCGCCTGCTGGACGAGGTGGTCCGGCGCTGA
- a CDS encoding 4'-phosphopantetheinyl transferase superfamily protein codes for MTAAVEPAAPVTLWFCPNDQLAPGLATTLAAQWLDEQERESAGQFLFERDRRQYVVSHVMVRRVLALESGIPESEAVIWRSSRGRPFLQKPAGGLPRGGRELDFNLSHAGGHNLLGVVRRHRIGVDVERLDRGEQGLDGVVHAFAAEERDWVAQAPPGRARDVRVLRLWTLKEAYSKARGLGLGLSFDSFSFQLDEDRGVRGFRPPDDDLSQRWRFVELEPVPGVLAAVALMAGEDETPVLELHHGFPWARSSPRTLTVPCAAPLPGAF; via the coding sequence ATGACCGCTGCCGTGGAGCCCGCGGCGCCGGTCACCTTGTGGTTCTGCCCCAACGACCAGCTCGCGCCCGGCCTGGCCACCACTCTCGCCGCCCAGTGGCTGGACGAGCAGGAGCGGGAGAGCGCCGGGCAGTTCCTCTTCGAGCGCGACCGCCGCCAGTACGTCGTCTCGCACGTCATGGTGCGGCGGGTGCTGGCGCTGGAGAGCGGCATCCCCGAGAGCGAGGCCGTCATCTGGCGCTCCTCGCGCGGGCGGCCTTTCCTCCAGAAACCGGCCGGCGGGCTGCCGCGCGGCGGACGCGAACTCGACTTCAACCTCTCGCACGCGGGCGGCCACAACCTGCTCGGCGTGGTGCGCCGTCACCGCATCGGCGTGGACGTCGAGCGGCTCGACCGGGGGGAACAGGGCCTCGACGGAGTCGTCCACGCCTTCGCCGCCGAGGAGCGGGACTGGGTCGCCCAGGCACCGCCCGGCCGCGCCCGCGACGTGCGGGTCCTGCGGCTGTGGACGCTGAAGGAGGCCTACTCCAAGGCGCGCGGACTGGGGCTGGGGCTCTCCTTCGACAGCTTCTCCTTCCAGCTGGACGAGGACCGCGGCGTGCGCGGTTTCCGGCCACCGGACGACGACCTCTCCCAGCGATGGCGGTTCGTCGAACTGGAGCCGGTGCCCGGGGTCCTGGCCGCCGTCGCCCTCATGGCGGGCGAGGACGAGACGCCTGTCCTCGAACTGCACCACGGCTTCCCGTGGGCCAGGTCGTCCCCGAGGACCCTGACCGTCCCGTGCGCCGCCCCGCTGCCGGGGGCCTTCTGA
- a CDS encoding SRPBCC family protein yields the protein MAGERVHRIAHETEIAAPAGVVYGLIADAGSWPLFLPPAVHVELLDFETHEERIRAWATVDGAVRCWISRRVLDPERRRIDFRYDPAPAPARMMRGDWHVEERGPHACRLVLRHEYAVPADLPGEAARTGRVLAAADAAVLERLRELAERWTELDRLVFSFQDEIRVKGPAELVYDFLYRVGEWPGVVPHVVRTELAEEEPGVQHVTMDVRGADGVVRPTESVRVCFPHAGRLVHKQTRTPPMVAARTGEWQVVPDTRGVLVVCHQTVLVRAEEVEPVLGPGAGLPGARRRLRTELGREALDVLDLARRHAENAVEVIHLS from the coding sequence ATGGCGGGTGAGCGGGTGCACCGAATCGCGCACGAGACGGAGATCGCCGCCCCCGCCGGGGTCGTCTACGGACTGATCGCGGACGCCGGGAGCTGGCCGCTGTTCCTGCCGCCCGCCGTCCACGTCGAGCTGCTGGACTTCGAGACCCACGAGGAGCGCATCCGCGCCTGGGCCACCGTCGACGGCGCCGTGCGGTGCTGGATCTCGCGCCGCGTCCTGGACCCCGAACGCCGCCGCATCGACTTCCGGTACGACCCCGCGCCCGCTCCGGCCCGGATGATGCGCGGCGACTGGCACGTGGAGGAACGCGGCCCGCACGCCTGCCGGCTGGTGCTGCGCCACGAGTACGCCGTGCCCGCGGACCTCCCCGGCGAGGCCGCGCGGACCGGGCGCGTGCTGGCCGCCGCCGATGCGGCGGTGCTGGAGCGCCTGCGGGAACTGGCCGAGCGGTGGACCGAGCTGGACCGGCTGGTCTTCTCCTTCCAGGACGAGATCCGCGTCAAGGGCCCGGCCGAGCTGGTCTACGACTTCCTGTACCGCGTGGGCGAGTGGCCCGGCGTGGTGCCGCACGTGGTGCGGACCGAGCTGGCCGAGGAGGAACCGGGCGTCCAGCACGTGACGATGGACGTCCGGGGCGCCGACGGCGTGGTCCGGCCCACCGAGTCGGTACGGGTGTGCTTCCCGCACGCCGGACGCCTGGTGCACAAGCAGACCCGGACACCGCCGATGGTGGCCGCCCGCACCGGCGAATGGCAGGTGGTGCCCGACACCAGAGGCGTCCTGGTGGTGTGCCACCAGACCGTGCTGGTCCGCGCGGAGGAGGTCGAACCGGTCCTCGGACCCGGCGCCGGCCTGCCCGGTGCGCGCCGCCGCCTGCGCACGGAACTCGGCCGTGAGGCCCTGGACGTCCTCGATCTCGCCCGCCGCCACGCCGAGAACGCCGTCGAGGTGATCCACCTCTCCTGA